Proteins from a single region of Flavobacteriales bacterium:
- a CDS encoding RNA polymerase sigma-70 factor has product MEITKDNLTKQLKDGNDEAYYFVYKNYFHALCYNAQRILRDPIVSEDMVQKTILKVWESRDRLQEGENVYFYLCKIVHNNCLMHIRSETRLRSREDRYLMSKDQFTTPDGLASGELMERLNDALSELSDQQQDIFRKNRFDGFTYKEIAEKLEINHKTVEYHMSIALKKVYSKLSDYINLLLVFVLGVIDKILG; this is encoded by the coding sequence ATGGAGATAACCAAAGACAATCTAACCAAGCAACTTAAAGACGGAAACGACGAAGCTTATTACTTTGTTTACAAGAACTATTTCCATGCTCTTTGTTATAACGCTCAACGAATTCTTCGTGATCCAATCGTGTCTGAAGACATGGTTCAGAAAACCATATTAAAAGTTTGGGAGAGTAGAGACAGACTTCAAGAAGGGGAGAATGTCTATTTCTATTTATGTAAGATCGTTCACAACAATTGCTTAATGCATATCCGTTCGGAAACCAGATTGAGGAGTCGAGAAGATCGATATCTTATGTCTAAGGACCAGTTTACTACACCAGATGGGTTGGCTAGTGGTGAATTGATGGAAAGGCTTAATGATGCTTTGTCCGAACTAAGTGATCAGCAACAAGATATTTTCAGAAAGAACCGGTTTGACGGCTTTACTTATAAAGAGATTGCCGAAAAACTGGAGATAAACCATAAAACGGTGGAGTATCATATGAGTATTGCTCTGAAGAAGGTGTACTCTAAATTGAGTGACTATATTAACCTACTCTTAGTCTTTGTATTAGGGGTGATAGATAAAATACTAGGGTAA